From one Streptomyces sp. Q6 genomic stretch:
- a CDS encoding spermidine/putrescine ABC transporter substrate-binding protein codes for MEQYEPDPLAPAQLAAMRRSLRNGRARASLSRRSLLRASTGGALAIGGLGTLSACGIPAASKSQGGISSEDHSAKEKTINFSNWTEYIDMSDDEKHRPSLEAFTKRTGIQVKYTEDINDNVEFFGKIKPQLAAGQDTGRDIIVLTDWLAARLIRYGWVQKLDAANLPHAYTNLSSQFRNPDWDPGRAYSYPWQGIATVIAYNTKATGGKEVTSVSQLLDDPKLKGKVGLLSEMRDTIGMTLLDMGKDPRDFKADDFDAAVARLQKAVDSKQVRRFTGNDYIADLSKGDLAACLAWAGDVVQLQADNPHVKFAIPDAGYISSTDNMLVPNKARHKTNAEKLMDYYYEPAVGAELAAWINYVTPLEGSIVKPELAKIDKDVANDPLIVPDKAMAAKAHGFRSLTAKEETSFEEKFAQLTGG; via the coding sequence ATGGAGCAGTACGAGCCCGACCCCCTTGCCCCGGCCCAACTGGCCGCCATGCGGCGCAGTCTGAGGAACGGCAGGGCCAGGGCCTCCCTGTCCCGCCGCTCGCTGCTGCGCGCATCGACGGGGGGCGCGCTCGCCATCGGCGGGCTCGGCACCCTCAGTGCCTGCGGCATCCCCGCGGCGAGCAAGTCCCAGGGCGGCATATCGTCCGAGGACCACTCGGCCAAGGAGAAGACGATCAACTTCTCCAACTGGACCGAGTACATCGACATGAGCGACGACGAGAAGCACCGGCCGTCGCTGGAGGCGTTCACCAAACGCACCGGGATCCAGGTCAAGTACACCGAGGACATCAACGACAACGTCGAGTTCTTCGGCAAGATCAAGCCCCAGCTGGCCGCCGGTCAGGACACCGGGCGCGACATCATCGTGCTCACCGACTGGCTGGCCGCCCGCCTCATCCGCTACGGCTGGGTGCAGAAGCTCGACGCGGCGAACCTGCCGCACGCGTACACGAACCTGTCCTCCCAGTTCCGCAACCCCGACTGGGACCCGGGCCGCGCCTACTCCTATCCCTGGCAGGGCATCGCGACGGTCATCGCGTACAACACCAAGGCGACGGGCGGCAAAGAGGTCACCTCGGTCTCCCAGCTGCTCGACGACCCGAAGCTCAAGGGCAAGGTCGGCCTGCTCTCCGAGATGCGCGACACCATCGGCATGACGCTCCTCGACATGGGCAAGGACCCGCGCGACTTCAAGGCCGACGACTTCGACGCGGCCGTCGCCCGCCTCCAGAAGGCCGTCGACAGCAAGCAGGTCCGCCGCTTCACCGGCAACGACTACATCGCCGACCTCTCCAAGGGCGACCTCGCGGCCTGTCTCGCGTGGGCCGGTGACGTCGTGCAGCTCCAGGCGGACAACCCGCACGTCAAGTTCGCGATCCCGGACGCCGGTTACATCTCGTCGACCGACAACATGCTGGTCCCGAACAAGGCTCGTCACAAGACGAACGCCGAGAAGCTGATGGACTACTACTACGAGCCGGCCGTCGGCGCCGAGCTCGCCGCGTGGATCAACTACGTCACGCCGCTCGAGGGCAGCATCGTCAAGCCCGAACTCGCCAAGATCGACAAGGACGTCGCGAACGACCCGCTGATCGTCCCCGACAAGGCCATGGCGGCCAAGGCGCACGGCTTCCGCTCGCTCACCGCCAAGGAAGAGACGTCGTTCGAGGAGAAGTTCGCCCAGCTCACCGGCGGCTGA
- a CDS encoding gamma-aminobutyraldehyde dehydrogenase: MHNPFPAQERFADGANFIAGRLTRGTSGRTHAVVDPATGKDVYTYELASTADVDAAVAAAADAFPGWAGATPGERSDALHAFAGVLAERAEEFAQAESLQCGKPIKLSREFDVPGTVDNTAFFAGAARHLQGQSAGEYSGDHTSYVRREPIGVVGSIAPWNYPLQMAAWKVLPAIAAGNTIVLKPAELTPLTSLLFAEAATAAGIPDGVVNVVTGAGRDAGEHLVGHPGVAMTSFTGSTGVGKRVAEVATATVKRLHLELGGKAPFVVFDDADLDAAVHGAVAGSLINTGQDCTAATRAYVQRPLYDAFVEKTAALMETVRLGDPFADDTDLGPLISHAQRDRVAGFVDRARGYARVVTGGEALDHPGAYYRPTLIADAAQDSEIVQSEIFGPVLVVLPFDSDDEGIRLANDTPYGLAASAWSTNVYRANRATRDIKAGCVWINDHIPILSEMPHGGYKASGYGKDMSAYSFEEYTQIKHVMFDNTAVVRKDWHRTIFGDR; encoded by the coding sequence ATGCACAACCCCTTCCCCGCACAGGAACGATTCGCCGACGGCGCGAACTTCATCGCGGGCCGGTTGACCCGGGGCACCTCGGGCCGCACCCACGCCGTCGTCGACCCGGCGACCGGCAAGGACGTCTACACGTACGAGCTCGCGAGCACGGCCGACGTGGACGCCGCCGTCGCGGCCGCCGCCGACGCCTTCCCGGGCTGGGCCGGAGCGACGCCGGGCGAGCGCTCCGACGCGCTGCACGCCTTCGCCGGGGTGCTCGCCGAGCGGGCCGAGGAGTTCGCGCAGGCCGAGTCGCTCCAGTGCGGCAAGCCGATCAAGCTGAGCCGCGAGTTCGACGTGCCGGGCACCGTGGACAACACCGCGTTCTTCGCCGGCGCCGCCCGCCACCTCCAGGGCCAGTCCGCCGGGGAGTACAGCGGCGACCACACCTCGTACGTACGCCGTGAACCGATCGGGGTCGTCGGCTCCATCGCCCCCTGGAACTACCCGCTCCAGATGGCCGCGTGGAAGGTCCTGCCGGCCATCGCCGCGGGCAACACGATCGTCCTCAAGCCCGCCGAGCTGACCCCGCTGACCTCGCTCCTGTTCGCCGAGGCGGCGACGGCGGCCGGCATCCCCGACGGCGTCGTCAACGTCGTCACGGGCGCGGGCCGGGACGCGGGCGAGCACCTCGTCGGCCACCCCGGCGTCGCCATGACCTCCTTCACCGGCTCCACCGGCGTCGGCAAGCGCGTCGCCGAGGTCGCCACCGCCACCGTGAAGCGGCTGCACCTCGAACTCGGCGGCAAGGCCCCCTTCGTGGTCTTCGACGACGCCGACCTCGACGCCGCCGTGCACGGCGCCGTCGCGGGCTCCCTCATCAACACCGGGCAGGACTGCACCGCCGCCACCCGCGCCTACGTGCAGCGCCCGCTCTACGACGCGTTCGTCGAGAAGACGGCCGCCCTCATGGAGACCGTGCGGCTCGGCGACCCGTTCGCCGACGACACCGACCTCGGCCCGCTCATCTCGCACGCCCAGCGCGACCGCGTCGCCGGATTCGTCGACCGTGCCCGCGGCTACGCGCGCGTGGTCACCGGCGGCGAGGCGCTCGATCACCCGGGCGCCTACTACCGGCCGACCCTGATCGCCGACGCCGCGCAGGACAGCGAGATCGTGCAGTCCGAGATCTTCGGCCCGGTCCTCGTCGTGCTGCCCTTCGACAGCGACGACGAGGGCATCCGGCTCGCGAACGACACTCCCTACGGTCTCGCCGCCTCCGCCTGGTCGACGAACGTCTACCGCGCGAACCGCGCCACCCGCGACATCAAGGCGGGCTGCGTCTGGATCAACGACCACATTCCGATCCTCAGCGAGATGCCGCACGGCGGCTACAAGGCGTCCGGCTACGGCAAGGACATGTCTGCCTACTCCTTCGAGGAGTACACGCAGATCAAGCACGTCATGTTCGACAACACCGCGGTGGTCCGCAAGGACTGGCACCGCACGATCTTCGGGGACCGATAG
- a CDS encoding ABC transporter ATP-binding protein — protein sequence MTTDNGGDVRLSGISKTYDNGFTAVRPLDLTVPQGSFFALLGASGCGKTTTLRMIAGLEEPTTGTVHLGDQDVTSLPPYKRPVNTVFQSYALFPHLDIFENVAFGLRRRGIKSVKKQVEEMLDLVQLGEHKRKKPHQLSGGQQQRVAVARALINHPKVLLLDEPLGALDLKLRRQMQLELKRIQTEVGITFVHVTHDQEEAMTMADTVAVMNQGRVEQLGAPTDLYENPGSTFVANFLGTSNFIEAEVTGSAGDDLTLRPVGADGKLTLPTARCSAPTTAGGRVLLGVRPEKISLAHADDATAIPDGRNRLTGRIADSSFIGVSTQYVIEGQAGETLEVYAQNIERDSRLAPGAEVVLHWNPAHTFGLDAAQDAAAGVEKVSEDAAA from the coding sequence ATGACGACCGACAACGGCGGCGACGTCCGTCTCTCCGGGATCAGCAAGACGTACGACAACGGCTTCACCGCCGTACGCCCGCTCGACCTCACCGTGCCCCAGGGCTCGTTCTTCGCCCTGCTCGGCGCCTCCGGCTGCGGCAAGACCACCACCCTGCGCATGATCGCTGGCCTTGAGGAACCGACCACGGGAACGGTTCACCTCGGCGACCAGGACGTCACCTCGCTGCCCCCGTACAAGCGGCCGGTGAACACCGTCTTCCAGTCGTACGCGCTCTTCCCGCACCTCGACATCTTCGAGAACGTCGCCTTCGGCCTGCGCCGGCGCGGCATCAAGTCCGTGAAGAAGCAGGTCGAGGAGATGCTCGACCTGGTCCAGCTCGGCGAGCACAAGCGCAAGAAGCCGCACCAGCTCTCCGGCGGCCAGCAGCAGCGCGTCGCCGTCGCCCGCGCCCTGATCAACCACCCCAAGGTGCTCCTGCTCGACGAGCCGCTCGGCGCCCTCGACCTCAAGCTGCGCCGCCAGATGCAGCTGGAGCTCAAGCGCATCCAGACCGAGGTCGGCATCACCTTCGTCCACGTCACGCACGACCAGGAGGAGGCCATGACCATGGCCGACACCGTCGCCGTGATGAACCAGGGCCGCGTCGAGCAACTCGGCGCCCCCACCGACCTGTACGAGAACCCGGGCTCCACCTTCGTCGCCAACTTCCTCGGCACCTCGAACTTCATCGAGGCCGAGGTCACCGGCAGCGCGGGCGACGACCTCACGCTGCGCCCCGTCGGCGCCGACGGCAAGCTCACGCTGCCCACCGCCCGATGTTCGGCGCCCACCACCGCCGGCGGCCGCGTCCTGCTCGGCGTGCGCCCGGAGAAGATCTCGCTCGCGCACGCCGACGACGCGACCGCGATCCCCGACGGCCGCAACCGCCTCACCGGACGGATCGCCGACTCCAGCTTCATCGGCGTCTCCACGCAGTACGTCATCGAGGGCCAGGCCGGCGAGACCCTGGAGGTCTACGCCCAGAACATCGAGCGCGACAGCCGCCTGGCGCCCGGCGCCGAGGTCGTCCTGCACTGGAACCCGGCCCACACCTTCGGCCTG
- a CDS encoding adenosine deaminase has translation MLGPVGGHGRGRFRPAYDGRDPDQPISEVPGEEPVSQTMQTFIAGLPKAELHVHHVGSASPRIVSTLAARHPDSKVPTDPEALADFFTFTDFAHFIDVYLSVVDLIRTPEDVRLLTYEVARDLARQNVRYAELTLTPFSSTRRGIDARAFMDAIEDARKAAESEFGTVLRWCFDIPGEAGLEAAEETTRLATDDALRPEGLVSFGLGGPEIGVPRPQFKPYFDRAIAAGLRSVPHAGETTGPETVWDALTYLRAERIGHGTSSAQDPKLLAHLAEHGIPLEVCPTSNIATRAVRTLEEHPLKQFVDAGVTVTINSDDPPMFSTDLNIEYGVAARLLGLDERGLAELAKNAVRASFLDKAGQERIAAEIDTYTDTWLTA, from the coding sequence ATGCTAGGTCCTGTCGGCGGCCACGGAAGGGGCCGGTTCCGGCCCGCATACGATGGCCGGGACCCCGATCAGCCGATCAGTGAAGTTCCTGGGGAGGAACCCGTGAGCCAGACCATGCAGACCTTCATCGCCGGACTGCCCAAAGCCGAACTCCATGTGCACCACGTGGGCTCCGCCTCCCCCAGGATCGTCTCGACGCTGGCCGCCCGGCACCCCGACTCCAAGGTGCCGACGGACCCCGAGGCGCTCGCGGACTTCTTCACGTTCACGGACTTCGCGCACTTCATCGACGTGTACCTGTCCGTCGTCGACCTGATCCGTACGCCGGAGGACGTCCGCCTCCTCACGTACGAGGTGGCCCGCGACCTGGCCCGGCAGAACGTCCGGTACGCCGAGCTGACCCTCACCCCGTTCTCGTCGACCCGCCGCGGTATCGACGCCCGCGCGTTCATGGACGCGATCGAGGACGCCCGCAAGGCGGCCGAGTCGGAGTTCGGCACGGTCCTGCGCTGGTGCTTCGACATCCCCGGCGAGGCGGGTCTGGAGGCCGCGGAGGAGACGACCCGGCTCGCCACGGACGACGCGCTGCGCCCGGAGGGGCTGGTGTCGTTCGGGCTCGGCGGACCCGAGATCGGCGTCCCGCGCCCGCAGTTCAAGCCGTACTTCGACCGCGCGATCGCCGCGGGCCTGCGCTCGGTGCCGCACGCGGGTGAGACGACGGGCCCGGAGACGGTGTGGGACGCGCTGACGTACCTGCGCGCCGAGCGCATCGGGCACGGCACGTCGTCGGCCCAGGACCCGAAGCTCCTCGCGCACCTGGCCGAGCACGGCATCCCGCTGGAGGTGTGCCCGACGTCGAACATCGCGACGCGCGCCGTGCGCACCCTGGAGGAGCACCCGCTGAAGCAGTTCGTCGACGCGGGCGTGACGGTCACGATCAACTCGGACGACCCGCCGATGTTCTCCACCGACCTCAACATCGAGTACGGCGTCGCGGCCCGCCTCCTCGGCCTCGACGAGCGGGGTCTCGCCGAGCTGGCGAAGAACGCGGTGCGCGCCTCGTTCCTCGACAAGGCCGGACAGGAGCGGATCGCCGCCGAGATCGACACGTACACGGACACCTGGCTGACCGCCTGA
- a CDS encoding NADAR family protein, producing the protein MGMINSRESLVGALDAGARVKYLYFWGHTPREDGTLGPSCLSQWWPSPFTVDGVEYATAEHWMMAGKARLFADAEAERAAITAGHPAQAKKAGRLVRGFDDTVWERERFAVVVEGSVHKFASDPALRGYLLTTGDRVLVEASPVDRVWGIGLAADDPAAQDPRRWRGPNLLGFALMEARARLAG; encoded by the coding sequence ATGGGGATGATCAACAGCAGGGAGTCGCTGGTCGGGGCCCTGGACGCGGGGGCGCGGGTCAAGTACCTGTACTTCTGGGGGCACACACCGCGCGAGGACGGGACGCTCGGACCGAGTTGTCTGAGTCAGTGGTGGCCGTCGCCGTTCACGGTGGACGGTGTGGAGTACGCGACGGCGGAGCACTGGATGATGGCGGGCAAGGCCCGGCTGTTCGCTGACGCCGAGGCCGAGCGGGCGGCGATCACGGCGGGCCACCCCGCGCAGGCCAAGAAGGCGGGCCGCCTGGTGCGCGGCTTCGACGACACGGTGTGGGAGCGGGAGCGGTTCGCCGTCGTGGTCGAGGGCAGCGTCCACAAGTTCGCCTCGGACCCGGCGCTGCGCGGCTACCTCCTGACCACGGGCGACCGGGTCCTGGTCGAGGCGAGTCCGGTGGACCGGGTGTGGGGCATCGGTCTGGCCGCCGACGACCCGGCGGCGCAGGATCCGCGCCGGTGGCGGGGGCCGAATCTGCTGGGGTTCGCGCTGATGGAGGCGCGGGCGCGGTTGGCGGGCTAG
- a CDS encoding DUF4190 domain-containing protein, with translation MTEHDPYGRGPWSAPAPQPPYGYANPYAPPGEPVPPPPVGPEGPGVFPCPAYGYGWNTVPTGPSNGLGVAALVLGILTAVGFLLWPLAIVTGVLAVVFGVIGRRRAGRGAATNGGQALAGFICGLGGLLLALLLCVVFLAGALDDDRDAPGDGDRGPGSDDPGYSVVLR, from the coding sequence ATGACCGAGCACGACCCGTACGGCCGCGGCCCCTGGAGCGCGCCCGCGCCGCAGCCGCCGTACGGCTACGCCAACCCGTACGCCCCGCCCGGCGAGCCCGTCCCCCCGCCGCCCGTCGGCCCGGAAGGGCCGGGCGTCTTCCCCTGCCCCGCGTACGGATACGGGTGGAACACGGTGCCGACGGGTCCGAGCAACGGGCTCGGGGTCGCCGCCCTGGTCCTCGGGATCCTCACGGCCGTCGGTTTCCTGCTCTGGCCGCTCGCGATCGTCACCGGCGTGCTCGCGGTCGTCTTCGGTGTCATCGGGCGGCGCCGGGCAGGCCGCGGCGCCGCGACCAACGGCGGGCAGGCCCTCGCCGGATTCATCTGCGGCCTGGGCGGACTGCTGCTCGCGCTGCTGCTCTGCGTGGTGTTCCTGGCCGGGGCGCTCGACGACGACCGTGACGCGCCGGGCGACGGCGACCGCGGCCCCGGATCGGACGACCCCGGGTACTCCGTCGTCCTGCGCTGA